The window ATCTATTTCGTCCTGGGCACCACCGAGTTTATCCTGTTGGCTGTGATGTCCTTTGACCGTTATGTAGCCATTTGCCACCCACTGCGCTACTCAGCCATCATGAGTCAGAAGCTCTGCATGCATCTAGTCTTGGGTTCCTGGCTGGGCGGCTTCTTGGACACCATTGTCCAATCTGCAATGACTTGGCGACTGCCCTTCTGCGGCCCCAACGTCATCAACCACTATTTCTGTGATGTGGAGCCACTGCTGAAACTGGCCTGCGGAGACATAACCCTCATTGGGAAACTGGACTTTGCCTTCGCCTCCACTGTGGTGCTGGGTTCTCTTTTCTGGTCTCTCATCTCCTACACTTGCATTGGGATCGCTATCGCTCGAATCCCTTCAGCAGAAGGACGACGGAAGGCCTTCAACACCTGCGCCTCCCACATCACTGTGGTGGCCCTGGTCTATGGCAGCTGCATCTTCATGTGTGCCCGGCCCGCAGAAGACGCAGCCCTGGACTCCAACAAGATTGTGGCACTGGTCAACAGCATCTTGACGCCCTTGCTGAACCCTTTCATCTACAGCCTGCGGAACAAGAGCGTCAAGGATGCCTTGAAGCAGGCCTTATCAAAGAGCATCTTCTTCGCCAAGAGTGAGAAATAACGAGGCCAGATGCGTATGGCATATCCCCTTCATCagcggttctcaaacctgtcctgggggacccaccagccagtcaggttttctggatattcttaatgaatatgcatgaggcagatttgcatataatggatgtGACAGGCAGAGAAATCTGTCTCATTGTATTTATTGGggaattctgaaaacctgacagctGGTGGTCCCCTAAGATAGGTTTGAGAACCATATAGGTCATTAGTTCCTGAACCTGTCCTGGGggttccccagccagtcaggttttcaggatacccacaatgaatatgcatgagatagatttgcataccaaggaggcagtgtatgcaaatcaagctcATGATATTCACTGTGACTGGTTGAGGGCTTCCCCAAGACagttttgggaatcactgataTAGGTCCTAAAAGTCACTTGTCCAGATATGAGGTCGATTTTCTCCGCATCTTTGCATCTATTTATTTAATTCATTTATATTCCGCATATAAAAACTAAGCTTAGAACTGAGAAACGGGTACAAAGGAGAATGACAGTCCGCAGTGCTTCTGAACCCAGTCGGCACAcgcagccaatcaggttttcaggattcccacatgAGATAGCTCTGCATTCAGTGGAGGTTGTctctgcaaatctttctcatgcatattcattgtgggtatcctgaaaacctgactggctggatataTCCTgaggaggactgggttgagaacccctgtgctTGTGAACCGAGGACCCAAATGTTCTTACAATAATGGGGcgtttgggggagaggggattcAACATGTCCCACTACATTCAGTTTTGAGAAGACAGCTTTGAAGAATTGATTAATTGCCGGTGGGGTTTTGCTTGCTATTGGATGTGTGGCTgactctagagcaggggttctcgacCCAGTCCCAGGCATACACCCAGCCACTGTGGGTTTTCAGGAAACCCACGGTGaagatgcatgagataaatttttaTGCACAgcaccattatatgcaaatctatttcattcaAATTCATCGTGGATTtctttgaaaaccagactggcttgctGTGTCATgggctgggctgagaacccctggtctagagaCCTAAGTATCTGTGCAGTGGGCATTTTTAGTACCCTCAATATTGAGCACTGTGTCCACGAAGGAGTCATCTGGGTTGCGTttagcacccctaatcattttggaAAATAGTCTCCTAGGTGTATAGAGGACAGTGGACAGCCTGGAACTGCAACTTAAGACATGCCACATCACCCTCCTCTTGACACCCAGTCCTCCACAGTGGT is drawn from Microcaecilia unicolor chromosome 14, aMicUni1.1, whole genome shotgun sequence and contains these coding sequences:
- the LOC115458118 gene encoding olfactory receptor 49-like encodes the protein MEMNRTVVTEFILLGFPMARGLQHLLFMFLLLIYVVTLLGNLAIIGVTWTNVHLRTPMYFFLRNLAFLDIWFTSAIMPKILLNLMMETKTISFGGCMLQSYIYFVLGTTEFILLAVMSFDRYVAICHPLRYSAIMSQKLCMHLVLGSWLGGFLDTIVQSAMTWRLPFCGPNVINHYFCDVEPLLKLACGDITLIGKLDFAFASTVVLGSLFWSLISYTCIGIAIARIPSAEGRRKAFNTCASHITVVALVYGSCIFMCARPAEDAALDSNKIVALVNSILTPLLNPFIYSLRNKSVKDALKQALSKSIFFAKSEK